The following proteins are encoded in a genomic region of Gouania willdenowi unplaced genomic scaffold, fGouWil2.1 scaffold_332_arrow_ctg1, whole genome shotgun sequence:
- the LOC114459612 gene encoding mucin-1-like: SATPTAAPSAALAAPPAAAQAAAPSATPSTTPTAAPSAALTVPPAAASAAAPSATQQQPLQRPYSGFSSSPISGPSSGPSSDPSSSPSRGPINYPNSSPFSGPSSTPSSGPSSSPFSGPSSSPSRGPISYPKSSPFSGPSSIPSSGPSSAPFSGSFSGPSSLSSGLSSGPSSSPSSGPIAALTVPPAAASAAAPSASPAANSAAARAAPPAAAPAVPPSAAPLLALAASAAASTAAPAANSAAALAAAPSVTPQRPHHPSSAPSSGFISGPSSAPSSGFSSSPISGPISYPAAAPSAALAAPQQRPQQRPQQRPQERPYSGPNSASSSGFSSSPISIPSSELSSGPINDLSSSPSRGPSIGPISGPISYPAAAPSVAPAAALAVSPSAASAAPPAAATSAAPGAALTVPPAVASAAAPSVAPAAASAATLAAAPAAAASKLGPPSATLAAAPAAASAATLAAALAVSPSAAPAAPQQRLHQRLQQCPHQLPSSSPFSGPSSGPSSGPNNAPSSGFSSSPISSPISSPISYPSSGPSSAHSSGPSSGPSSGPISCPSSAPSSGPSSDPSSGPSSGLSSGPSSGPSRGPIRGPISYPSSSPFSGPSSAPSSGLSCGPISYPSSSLFSGPSSAPSRGPISAPSSGPSSSPSRGPISSPSSGPISGPSSSSIMLRAVKCTGYLQKSTQTTHTKN; this comes from the exons TCAGCTACTCCAACAGCAGCCCCTTCAGCGGCCCTAGCAGCGCCCCCAGCAGCGGCCCAAGCAGCGGCCCCATCAGCTACCCCATCAACTACCCCAACAGCAGCCCCTTCAGCGGCCCTAACAGTGCCTCCAGCAGCGGCTTCAGCAGCAGCCCCATCAGCTACCCAGCAGCAGCCCCTTCAGCGGCCCTA CAGCGGCTTCAGCAGCAGCCCCATCAGTGGCCCCAGCAGTGGCCCAAGCAGTGACCCTAGCAGCAGCCCTAGCAGAGGCCCCATCAACTACCCCAACAGCAGCCCCTTCAGCGGCCCGAGCAGCACCCCCAGCAGCGGCCCCAGCAGTTCCCCCTTCAGCGGCCCCAGCAGCAGCCCTAGCAGAGGCCCCATAAGCTACCCCAAGAGCAGCCCCTTCAGCGGCCCGAGCAGCATCCCCAGCAGCGGCCCCAGCAGTGCCCCCTTCAGCGGTTCCTTTAGTGGCCCTAGCAGCCTCAGCAGCGGCCTCAGCAGCGGCCCTAGCAGCAGCCCCAGCAGCGGCCCTATTGCGGCCCTAACAGTGCCCCCAGCAGCGGCTTCAGCAGCAGCCCCATCAGCATCCCCAGCAGCGAACTCAGCAGCGGCCCGAGCAGCACCCCCAGCAGCGGCCCCAGCAGTGCCCCCTTCAGCGGCCCCTTTACTGGCCCTAGCAGCCTCAGCAGCGGCCTCAACAGCGGCCCCAGCAGCGAACTCAGCAGCGGCCCTAGCAGCAGCCCCATCAGTTACCCCGCAACGGCCCCATCA CCCCAGCAGCGCCCCCAGCAGCGGCTTCATCAGCGGCCCCAGCAGTGCCCCCAGCAGCGGCTTCAGCAGCAGCCCCATCAGCGGCCCCATCAGCTACCCAGCAGCAGCCCCTTCAGCGGCCCTAGCAGCG CCACAGCAGCGGCCTCAGCAGCGGCCTCAGCAGCGGCCCCAGGAGCGGCCCTATAGCGGCCCTAACAGTGCCTCCAGCAGCGGCTTCAGCAGCAGCCCCATCAGCATCCCCAGCAGCGAACTCAGCAGCGGCCCCATCAACGACTTAAGCAGCAGCCCTAGCAGAGGCCCTAGCATCGGCCCCATCAGTGGCCCCATCAGTTACCCCGCAGCGGCCCCATCAGTTGCCCCAGCAGCGGCCCTAGCAGTGTCCCCTTCAGCAGCCTCAGCAGCGCCCCCAGCAGCGGCTACATCAGCGGCCCCAGGAGCAGCCCTAACAGTGCCTCCAGCAGTGGCTTCAGCAGCAGCCCCATCAGTTGCCCCAGCAGCGGCCTCAGCAGCGACCTTAGCAGCGGCCCCAGCAGCGGCCGCATCAAAGCTGGGGCCCCCATCAGCTACCCTAGCAGCTGCCCCAGCAGCGGCCTCAGCAGCGACCTTAGCAGCGGCCCTCGCAGTGTCCCCTTCAGCAGCCCCAGCAGCGCCCCAGCAGCGGCTCCATCAGCGGCTCCAGCAGTGCCCCCATCAGCTACCCAGCAGCAGCCCCTTCAGTGGCCCTAGCAGCGGCCCTAGCAGCGGCCCTAACAATGCCCCCAGCAGCGGCTTCAGCAGCAGCCCCATCAGCAGCCCCATCAGCAGCCCCATCAGCTACCCCAGCAGCGGCCCCAGCAGCGCCCACAGCAGCGGCCCAAGCAGCGGCCCAAGCAGCGGCCCCATCAGCTGCCCCAGCAGCGCCCCCAGCAGTGGCCCAAGCAGTGACCCTAGCAGCGGCCCCAGCAGTGGCCTCAGCAGCGGCCCAAGCAGCGGCCCTAGCAGAGGCCCTATCAGAGGCCCCATCAGCTACCCCAGCAGCAGCCCCTTCAGCGGCCCTAGCAGCGCCCCCAGCAGCGGCCTTAGCTGCGGCCCCATCAGCTACCCCAGCAGCAGCCTCTTCAGCGGCCCTAGCAGCGCCCCTAGCAGAGGCCCCATAAGCGCCCCCAGCAGTGGCCCAAGCAGCAGCCCTAGCAGAGGCCCCATAAGCTCCCCCAGCAGCGGTCCCATCAGCGGCCCTAGCAGctcaagtattatgttgagggctgtgaaatgtaCAGGATATTTACAGAaaagcacacagaccacccataccaaaaactgA
- the LOC114459613 gene encoding putative pectinesterase/pectinesterase inhibitor 28 — MEHRPEQRPNSGSSRGPISSPISCPSSGLNSDLSSGPSSVPFSSPSSGYISSPSSSYISGLSSGRISYPSSVLSSGPIAALTVPPAAASVASPSVAPSAAPAAPPAAAQAAAIAEAP; from the exons atggag CACCGCCCCGAGCAGCGACCCAACAGCGGCTCGAGCAGAGGCCCCATCAGCAGCCCCATCAGTTGCCCCAGCAGCGGCCTCAACAGCGACCTTAGCAGCGGCCCTAGCAGTGTCCCCTTCAGCAGCCCCAGCAGCGGCTACATCAGCAGCCCCAGCAGCAGCTACATCAGCGGCCTCAGCAGCGGCCGCATCAGCTACCCCAGCAGCGTCCTCAGCAGCGGCCCTATAGCAGCCCTAACAGTGCCCCCAGCAGCGGCTTCAGTAGCATCCCCATCAGTGGCCCCATCAGCTGCCCCAGCAGCGCCCCCAGCAGCGGCCCAAGCAGCGGCCATAGCAGAGGCCCCATAA